Proteins from a genomic interval of Gossypium hirsutum isolate 1008001.06 chromosome A09, Gossypium_hirsutum_v2.1, whole genome shotgun sequence:
- the LOC107889379 gene encoding rho GTPase-activating protein 68F isoform X2 — protein sequence MGSSSNDDFSVVVLASDLGIDARPFLSNQDTEIEDQDNWHDCSQDFSDEDFSDLEFLQFVCLQGSDKSAPVVSGERLKRYIYHKICSELPEGPFCLVYMHSTVQKEDNSPGVTILRWIYEELPPEIKNRLQVIYFIHPGLCSRLVFATLGRFFLSGGLYWKIKYINRLQYLWEDIKKGEVEIPEFVQNHDDVLEHRPLTDYGIEPDPLHLTEVPNTAYSLGRYEERLTSREFMS from the exons ATGGGAAGTTCGTCAAATGATGATTTCTCGGTGGTGGTGCTTGCTTCAGATTTGGGCATAGACGCCCGTCCTTTCTTATCGAACCAAGACACTGAAATTGAAGACCAAGACAACTGGCATGACTGTTCGCAGGATTTTTCCGATGAAGATTTCTCCGACCTCGAGTTCCTCCAGTTCGTCTGCCTTCAGGGCTCTGATAAATCGG CTCCAGTTGTTAGCGGGGAGCGACTGAAGAGATATATATACCACAAGATATGCAGTGAGTTGCCTGAAGGTCCATTCTGCTTAGTTTATATGCACAGTACAGTGCAGAAGGAGGATAACTCCCCTGGTGTTACTATCTTGAGGTGGATTTACGAAGAACTTCCCCCTGAGATCAAGAATAGGCTGCAAGTCATCTACTTCATACACCCTGGGCTTTGTTCACGGCTTGTCTTTGCCACTCTTGGCCGATTCTTCTTAAGTGGGGG TTTATACTGGAAGATCAAATACATAAACCGCCTACAATACCTATGGGAGGACATAAAGAAGGGAGAGGTTGAGATCCCTGAATTTGTGCAAAACCATGACGATGTTCTTGAGCACCGGCCCTTAACAGATTATGGTATTGAGCCAGATCCTCTCCACTTAACAGAGGTACCTAACACTGCTTACTCATTAGGGAGGTATGAAGAGAGATTAACCTCAAGGGAATTCATGTCATAG
- the LOC107889379 gene encoding rho GTPase-activating protein 68F isoform X1 — protein MGSSSNDDFSVVVLASDLGIDARPFLSNQDTEIEDQDNWHDCSQDFSDEDFSDLEFLQFVCLQGSDKSGNRILRIVGKYFPAPVVSGERLKRYIYHKICSELPEGPFCLVYMHSTVQKEDNSPGVTILRWIYEELPPEIKNRLQVIYFIHPGLCSRLVFATLGRFFLSGGLYWKIKYINRLQYLWEDIKKGEVEIPEFVQNHDDVLEHRPLTDYGIEPDPLHLTEVPNTAYSLGRYEERLTSREFMS, from the exons ATGGGAAGTTCGTCAAATGATGATTTCTCGGTGGTGGTGCTTGCTTCAGATTTGGGCATAGACGCCCGTCCTTTCTTATCGAACCAAGACACTGAAATTGAAGACCAAGACAACTGGCATGACTGTTCGCAGGATTTTTCCGATGAAGATTTCTCCGACCTCGAGTTCCTCCAGTTCGTCTGCCTTCAGGGCTCTGATAAATCGGGTAATCGCATTTTACGCATTGTCGGAAAGTACTTTCCCG CTCCAGTTGTTAGCGGGGAGCGACTGAAGAGATATATATACCACAAGATATGCAGTGAGTTGCCTGAAGGTCCATTCTGCTTAGTTTATATGCACAGTACAGTGCAGAAGGAGGATAACTCCCCTGGTGTTACTATCTTGAGGTGGATTTACGAAGAACTTCCCCCTGAGATCAAGAATAGGCTGCAAGTCATCTACTTCATACACCCTGGGCTTTGTTCACGGCTTGTCTTTGCCACTCTTGGCCGATTCTTCTTAAGTGGGGG TTTATACTGGAAGATCAAATACATAAACCGCCTACAATACCTATGGGAGGACATAAAGAAGGGAGAGGTTGAGATCCCTGAATTTGTGCAAAACCATGACGATGTTCTTGAGCACCGGCCCTTAACAGATTATGGTATTGAGCCAGATCCTCTCCACTTAACAGAGGTACCTAACACTGCTTACTCATTAGGGAGGTATGAAGAGAGATTAACCTCAAGGGAATTCATGTCATAG
- the LOC107889382 gene encoding BTB/POZ domain and ankyrin repeat-containing protein NOOT2 isoform X2: MSSFEESLRSLSLDYLNLLINGQAFSDVTFSVEGRLVHAHRCILAARSLFFRKFFCSPDPPSGLDPVGSRMNPTAAAAGSRPGVILVSSVGYEVFLLLLQFLYSGQVSIVPQKHEPRPNCSERACWHTHCTSAVDLALDTLSAARYFGVEQLALLTQKQLSSMVEKASIEDVMKVLIASRKQDMHQLWSTCSHLVAKSGLPPEVLAKHLPIDVVAKIEEMRLKSSLARRSLIPHHHQQHHHDLATAAHLEDQKIRRMRRALDSSDVELVKLMVMGEGLNLDEALALHYAVENCSREVVKTLLELGAADVNYPAGPAGKTPLHIAAEMVSPDMVAVLLDHHADPNVRTVDGVTPLDILRTLTSDFLFKGAVPGLTHIEPNKLRLCLELVQSAALVISREEGNANPPTSTAIYPPMSDEHNSSSSGSNLANLNLDSRLVYLNLGATGSSQMGSRMEGDDDSSHNSHREAMNRHDPTMLPMTLI, translated from the exons ATGAGTAGCTTTGAGGAGTCCTTAAGATCTCTCTCCTTGGACTACCTCAATCTCCTCATCAATGGCCAAGCTTTCTCCGATGTAACTTTCAGTGTAGAGGGTCGGTTAGTTCATGCCCACAGGTGTATTTTAGCAGCAAGGAGCCTTTTCTttaggaaattcttttgctcaCCTGATCCTCCGTCTGGGTTAGACCCGGTTGGTTCAAGGATGAACccaacagcagcagcagcaggaTCAAGGCCTGGTGTTATTCTAGTGAGCTCAGTGGGATATGAGGTGTTCTTGCTGCTGTTACAGTTCTTGTATAGTGGCCAAGTCTCTATTGTGCCTCAAAAGCACGAGCCGAGGCCTAATTGTAGTGAAAGAGCGTGTTGGCATACACATTGCACCTCTGCCGTTGATCTTGCTCTTGATACTCTTTCTGCCGCTAGATACTTTGGTGTTGAACAGCTTGCATTGCTTACTCAG AAACAATTATCCAGCATGGTCGAGAAGGCCTCAATTGAAGATGTTATGAAAGTACTAATAGCTTCAAGAAAGCAAGACATGCACCAACTTTGGTCTACTTGTTCCCACCTAGTGGCCAAATCAGGCCTACCACCAGAAGTTCTCGCCAAGCATCTTCCCATCGATGTGGTTGCCAAAATTGAGGAGATGCGTCTCAAGTCATCCCTTGCTCGACGctccctcatccctcatcatcATCAGCAGCATCACCATGATCTTGCTACGGCCGCTCATCTTGAGGACCAAAAGATTCGTAGGATGAGAAGGGCATTAGACTCATCGGATGTTGAACTTGTTAAGCTCATGGTCATGGGAGAGGGTCTTAATCTTGATGAAGCATTGGCTTTACACTACGCTGTCGAGAACTGCAGCCGGGAAGTGGTTAAGACGTTGTTAGAGCTTGGGGCAGCCGATGTTAACTACCCGGCCGGCCCTGCAGGTAAAACCCCACTTCATATTGCGGCGGAAATGGTATCACCAGATATGGTTGCAGTGCTTCTAGATCACCACGCGGACCCTAATGTAAGAACCGTTGATGGGGTGACTCCtttggacattcttcgaacactAACCTCTGATTTCTTGTTCAAAGGTGCGGTGCCGGGGCTTACTCACATTGAACCGAATAAGCTTAGGCTATGTCTTGAGCTTGTTCAATCCGCAGCTTTGGTTATCTCGCGTGAAGAAGGAAACGCAAACCCACCAACTTCAACTGCGATTTACCCACCAATGAGTGATGAACATAACAGCAGTAGCAGTGGAAGCAATCTTGCTAACCTTAATCTGGATTCAAGGTTGGTTTATCTCAATCTAGGTGCTACAGGTTCAAGTCAAATGGGTTCGAGAATGGAGGGTGATGATGATAGCAGCCACAACAGCCACAGAGAAGCCATGAACCGACATGACCCAACAAT gcTTCCAATGACCTTGATATGA
- the LOC107889382 gene encoding BTB/POZ domain and ankyrin repeat-containing protein NOOT2 isoform X1: MSSFEESLRSLSLDYLNLLINGQAFSDVTFSVEGRLVHAHRCILAARSLFFRKFFCSPDPPSGLDPVGSRMNPTAAAAGSRPGVILVSSVGYEVFLLLLQFLYSGQVSIVPQKHEPRPNCSERACWHTHCTSAVDLALDTLSAARYFGVEQLALLTQKQLSSMVEKASIEDVMKVLIASRKQDMHQLWSTCSHLVAKSGLPPEVLAKHLPIDVVAKIEEMRLKSSLARRSLIPHHHQQHHHDLATAAHLEDQKIRRMRRALDSSDVELVKLMVMGEGLNLDEALALHYAVENCSREVVKTLLELGAADVNYPAGPAGKTPLHIAAEMVSPDMVAVLLDHHADPNVRTVDGVTPLDILRTLTSDFLFKGAVPGLTHIEPNKLRLCLELVQSAALVISREEGNANPPTSTAIYPPMSDEHNSSSSGSNLANLNLDSRLVYLNLGATGSSQMGSRMEGDDDSSHNSHREAMNRHDPTMYHHSHDF, from the exons ATGAGTAGCTTTGAGGAGTCCTTAAGATCTCTCTCCTTGGACTACCTCAATCTCCTCATCAATGGCCAAGCTTTCTCCGATGTAACTTTCAGTGTAGAGGGTCGGTTAGTTCATGCCCACAGGTGTATTTTAGCAGCAAGGAGCCTTTTCTttaggaaattcttttgctcaCCTGATCCTCCGTCTGGGTTAGACCCGGTTGGTTCAAGGATGAACccaacagcagcagcagcaggaTCAAGGCCTGGTGTTATTCTAGTGAGCTCAGTGGGATATGAGGTGTTCTTGCTGCTGTTACAGTTCTTGTATAGTGGCCAAGTCTCTATTGTGCCTCAAAAGCACGAGCCGAGGCCTAATTGTAGTGAAAGAGCGTGTTGGCATACACATTGCACCTCTGCCGTTGATCTTGCTCTTGATACTCTTTCTGCCGCTAGATACTTTGGTGTTGAACAGCTTGCATTGCTTACTCAG AAACAATTATCCAGCATGGTCGAGAAGGCCTCAATTGAAGATGTTATGAAAGTACTAATAGCTTCAAGAAAGCAAGACATGCACCAACTTTGGTCTACTTGTTCCCACCTAGTGGCCAAATCAGGCCTACCACCAGAAGTTCTCGCCAAGCATCTTCCCATCGATGTGGTTGCCAAAATTGAGGAGATGCGTCTCAAGTCATCCCTTGCTCGACGctccctcatccctcatcatcATCAGCAGCATCACCATGATCTTGCTACGGCCGCTCATCTTGAGGACCAAAAGATTCGTAGGATGAGAAGGGCATTAGACTCATCGGATGTTGAACTTGTTAAGCTCATGGTCATGGGAGAGGGTCTTAATCTTGATGAAGCATTGGCTTTACACTACGCTGTCGAGAACTGCAGCCGGGAAGTGGTTAAGACGTTGTTAGAGCTTGGGGCAGCCGATGTTAACTACCCGGCCGGCCCTGCAGGTAAAACCCCACTTCATATTGCGGCGGAAATGGTATCACCAGATATGGTTGCAGTGCTTCTAGATCACCACGCGGACCCTAATGTAAGAACCGTTGATGGGGTGACTCCtttggacattcttcgaacactAACCTCTGATTTCTTGTTCAAAGGTGCGGTGCCGGGGCTTACTCACATTGAACCGAATAAGCTTAGGCTATGTCTTGAGCTTGTTCAATCCGCAGCTTTGGTTATCTCGCGTGAAGAAGGAAACGCAAACCCACCAACTTCAACTGCGATTTACCCACCAATGAGTGATGAACATAACAGCAGTAGCAGTGGAAGCAATCTTGCTAACCTTAATCTGGATTCAAGGTTGGTTTATCTCAATCTAGGTGCTACAGGTTCAAGTCAAATGGGTTCGAGAATGGAGGGTGATGATGATAGCAGCCACAACAGCCACAGAGAAGCCATGAACCGACATGACCCAACAATGTACCATCACTCTCATGATTTCTAG
- the LOC107889382 gene encoding BTB/POZ domain and ankyrin repeat-containing protein NOOT1 isoform X3, translating to MSSFEESLRSLSLDYLNLLINGQAFSDVTFSVEGRLVHAHRCILAARSLFFRKFFCSPDPPSGLDPVGSRMNPTAAAAGSRPGVILVSSVGYEVFLLLLQFLYSGQVSIVPQKHEPRPNCSERACWHTHCTSAVDLALDTLSAARYFGVEQLALLTQKQLSSMVEKASIEDVMKVLIASRKQDMHQLWSTCSHLVAKSGLPPEVLAKHLPIDVVAKIEEMRLKSSLARRSLIPHHHQQHHHDLATAAHLEDQKIRRMRRALDSSDVELVKLMVMGEGLNLDEALALHYAVENCSREVVKTLLELGAADVNYPAGPAGKTPLHIAAEMVSPDMVAVLLDHHADPNVRCRGLLTLNRISLGYVLSLFNPQLWLSRVKKETQTHQLQLRFTHQ from the exons ATGAGTAGCTTTGAGGAGTCCTTAAGATCTCTCTCCTTGGACTACCTCAATCTCCTCATCAATGGCCAAGCTTTCTCCGATGTAACTTTCAGTGTAGAGGGTCGGTTAGTTCATGCCCACAGGTGTATTTTAGCAGCAAGGAGCCTTTTCTttaggaaattcttttgctcaCCTGATCCTCCGTCTGGGTTAGACCCGGTTGGTTCAAGGATGAACccaacagcagcagcagcaggaTCAAGGCCTGGTGTTATTCTAGTGAGCTCAGTGGGATATGAGGTGTTCTTGCTGCTGTTACAGTTCTTGTATAGTGGCCAAGTCTCTATTGTGCCTCAAAAGCACGAGCCGAGGCCTAATTGTAGTGAAAGAGCGTGTTGGCATACACATTGCACCTCTGCCGTTGATCTTGCTCTTGATACTCTTTCTGCCGCTAGATACTTTGGTGTTGAACAGCTTGCATTGCTTACTCAG AAACAATTATCCAGCATGGTCGAGAAGGCCTCAATTGAAGATGTTATGAAAGTACTAATAGCTTCAAGAAAGCAAGACATGCACCAACTTTGGTCTACTTGTTCCCACCTAGTGGCCAAATCAGGCCTACCACCAGAAGTTCTCGCCAAGCATCTTCCCATCGATGTGGTTGCCAAAATTGAGGAGATGCGTCTCAAGTCATCCCTTGCTCGACGctccctcatccctcatcatcATCAGCAGCATCACCATGATCTTGCTACGGCCGCTCATCTTGAGGACCAAAAGATTCGTAGGATGAGAAGGGCATTAGACTCATCGGATGTTGAACTTGTTAAGCTCATGGTCATGGGAGAGGGTCTTAATCTTGATGAAGCATTGGCTTTACACTACGCTGTCGAGAACTGCAGCCGGGAAGTGGTTAAGACGTTGTTAGAGCTTGGGGCAGCCGATGTTAACTACCCGGCCGGCCCTGCAGGTAAAACCCCACTTCATATTGCGGCGGAAATGGTATCACCAGATATGGTTGCAGTGCTTCTAGATCACCACGCGGACCCTAAT GTGCGGTGCCGGGGCTTACTCACATTGAACCGAATAAGCTTAGGCTATGTCTTGAGCTTGTTCAATCCGCAGCTTTGGTTATCTCGCGTGAAGAAGGAAACGCAAACCCACCAACTTCAACTGCGATTTACCCACCAATGA